Within the Enterobacter bugandensis genome, the region TAGCTTTCTTGCGCTTTTTTCAGCTCGCGACGCAGGCCAACGCGAGGAAAACCGAGAGTGTGAGTGCGGATTGTCATGGTATGCCCCTTGTGAAATTTGTTATTTAGACGTCCAGATGTTTACACATCTATAATTGGCAGGTACTGTATATTCCTCAAGCGCAAAATGTTCATGGCGGAGTGAAGGACTTTCATGATCGAGATTAAACACCTGAAAACGCTACAAGCGTTGCGGAACTGCGGTTCGCTCGCGGCGGCGGCGGCCACGCTGCACCAGACCCAGTCCGCCCTTTCTCACCAGTTCAGCGATCTGGAACAACGCCTCGGATTTCGTCTTTTTGTGCGTAAGAGCCAGCCTTTGCGCTTTACGCCGCAGGGTGAAATTCTTCTTCAACTGGCGAATCAGGTACTGCCGCAGATCGCCAGCGCGCTGCAGGCGTGTAACGAGCCGCAGCAGACCAAACTGCGGATCGCCATTGAGTGCCACAGCTGTATTCAGTGGCTGACCCCCGCGCTTGAGAACTTTCGCCAGAAGTGGCCGCAGGTGGAGATGGACTTTAAATCCGGCGTGACGTTCGACCCGCAGCCCTCGCTCCAGCAGGGCGAGCTGGATCTGGTGATGACGTCCGACATCCTGCCGCGCAGCGGCCTGCACTATTCGCCGATGTTCGATTTTGAGGTGCGTCTGGTGCTGGCGCCGGACCATCCGCTGGCGGCCAAAACGCGCATTACGCCGGAAGATCTGGCGACAGAAACGCTGCTGATTTACCCGGTTCAGCGCAGCCGCCTGGATATCTGGCGTCATTTCCTGCAGCCGGCAGGCATCAGCCCGCAGCTGAAAAGCGTGGATAACACCCTGCTGCTGATCCAGATGGTGGCGGCCAGCATGGGTATCGCGGCGCTGCCGCACTGGGTGGTGGAGAGCTTTGAACGCCAGGGTCTGGTGGTCACCAAAACCCTGGGGGAAGGACTGTGGAGCCGGCTGTACGCCGCCGTGCGCGACGGCGAGCAGCGTCAGCCGGTTACGGAGGCGTTTATTCGCTCAGCGCGGAACCACGCGTGCGACCATCTTCCGTTTGTGCGGAGCGCGGAGCGACCCAGCGGCGATGGACCCACAGTGAAGCCAGGATCACCGCCCCCCCAATAAGGAAGCTCGGCCAGTGCGGCTGTTCCTGCCAGATGGCAAGGTTCACCAGCAGCCCCGCCGGGACGTGCACGTTGTTCATGATCCCCAGCGTACCGGCGTCTACCTGCGTAGCGCCGTAGTTCCACATAAAGTACCCCAGCCCCGACGCCACCACGCCCAGCCAGACCAGAACGCTCCACTGGACGGTGGTGGTCGGCAGCTTTTGCGGGTTGCCGAGCATAAACCACGCCGCCACCGCGACGATCGCCGCGCCCATATAGAACCACGCAAACGCGTTGTGCTGCGGCATCGGGCGGGTTTCCATCAGGCGCTTATAGCCCACCATACCAATGGCAAAGCTGATGTTGGCAAGCTGGACGAACATCAGCCCTGTCCAGAAGTGATCGCTCACTTTGTCGTAGCGAATGATCGCCGCGCCAATAACCGCCAGCGCGGCGCTTAGCAGATATCCCCAGCGCAGGCGGCGCCTGCTGAGCAGATCGTAAATCAGCGTGATATAGAGCGGCGTCAGCACGGTAAAAAGCAGAAATTCGGAGACGGACAGGTAGACGTAAGCCCGGAAGCTGAACAGATACATGATGCCAAGCTGCATCGCCCCCACCAGCATGTACAGCAGAATGGTTTTCAGCGATTGCCCGCGCGTGCGCAGGAACGGCAGGAACACCAGCGCCGCCAGCCCGACGCGCATCAGCACCGAGAAGTAGCTGTCGACCGAACCGGCAAGGTATTCGCCAATCAGGCTAAAGGAGAAGGCCCACAGGATAGTGGTGATAATGAGTAGCGCCACAATGCTTGTCTCTCAGAAAGAAGGACAGGCATTGTAGCGAACTCTTTAGTTGACAACTGAACAATAAACAACCAAATGAAGATTATTCAAGGAACAGTTTGCGCAGGTATTTCGGTACCGCGTTGTCTGCGTTGGTGCCGATGACTTCCAGTTCCGGATGCAGATCCTTCAGGCGCTGGTGCGCGTTTTCCATGATGCAGCCTTTGCCCGCCATAGAGAGCATCTCGGCGTCGTTCATGCCGTCGCCAAATGCGATACAGTCTTTAAGCGCGAAGCCCAGACGTTTCGCAACCGCTTCGAGCGCGTGACCTTTAGAAACGCCGCCCGCCATCACTTCCAGACAGGTCAGGGTGGAGAAGCTCACGTTGACGCGATCGCCCCAGCGGGCGTTGATCGCCTGCTCAAGCGGCAGCAGCTCTTCGTGGCTGTCGCAGGTGAAGAACACCTTGCTGATCCCCTCTGGATCCAGCAGGCCCGGCTCATACAGGGAGTAGTTGAATACCGCTTCCTTGAAGAAACGCATTTCATCCGGGCGGTGGCGGTTCATGAACCATTCGTCGTCACGGTATACGTTGGTGACGATAGCCGGATTGTTATGCACCACGCCGAAGAGATCGGCAGCAATATCGCGATCCAGGTTATGGGTGAAGATCAGGTTGCCGTCGGTATCATGCACGCGCGCACCGTTGGAGGTGATCATGTACGACTTGATCTCCAGATTATCGCGGATCTGCCCCACGTCCACGTGGTGGCGGCCGGTAGCGAACACAAAGTTCACGCCACGGGCGGTCAGAAGCTTTAAGGTCTCTTTCGCATAAGGCGACAGGGTGTGGTCGGGGGAAAGCAGCGTGCCATCTAAATCAGATGCAACAACCTGGTACATAGGAAAATTTAACCTCAATAGAAAATCAGTTATGCCGGTCGAAAAACTCGACGATGGCGTTAAGCGCGACTGAGCGCATAGCGTCCTTTTCAAAAAGGATCTCATGGTACGCGCCGTTGATGACCAGCGGTTTACCCCCTTCACAAGGGTGACCGGCGGCAGCGCGCAGTTCACAATAGCGGTCATGCATGCGGTTATCCACCACACGCTCTTCTTCCGCCTGAATCAGAAGCGTCGGCGTGTCATCATCGCCTACGCCTGCCAGCACCTGCTCACCGGCCAGAATACCCTCACGCACCCAGTGCCAGGTCGGGCCGCCGACGCGCAAGCGCGGTTCATCGGCATAAAAGCGCAGGTTGCGGCGATAGCGCTGCCGACTGTGGGTTAAGACGTTGATGGCGAACGGCAATGCGCGCCAGCGTCCGGTTCCGATGGCATAGCCTTCACGAATGCGCTGATGGCCCTCAGCCCAGTCGAGAAGATGGCGCACCATCCAGTCGGGAAAACGAATGACAATACCGTACATCGGCGCGGTGAGCGCAATGGCGTCGCACTGGTGCTCATACCGCTGCAAAAACAGCGTCGAAATGGCGCCGCCCATGGAGTGCGCAAGGATGTACCGCTTGCGCCAGGGGCCGGGCTGAACTTCCTGCTGCCAGAACGCGGCAAAATCGTCGACGTAATCGCTGAAGTGATCCACATGCCCACGGTGCGTATCCGGCAGCATGCGTCCGGACAGCCCCTGCCCACGGTGGTCGATGATCAGCACGTCAAACCCCATGTTGACCAGGTCGTAGGCCAGTTCGGCATATTTAACGTAGCTTTCGATACGCCCGGGGCAGACCACGATCACCCGGTCATTTTTTTCATTGCGGAAGCGAACGAAGCGCACCGGGATACCCCCTACGCCCGTAAACTCGTCTTCCTCACGCTGCCGCCAGAAATCGGTCAGCGGCCCCATTGAGAAAGCAGCAAACGCGTTTTCTCGTGTTTCCCAGTCCTTTTTCTGCTGAAACATTGGGTTTCCACTCACGTAATCCAGGGAATATCGTTTTTTTTCGTCACTGGTCACAAAATGACTCAACAATAGCGTATTGTGGCATAAAAATAGACGGTTCGGGAGTTTCAAATGACCTTCGAGTGGTGGTTCGCCTACCTGCTGACATCAATCATCCTTAGCCTTTCGCCCGGCTCTGGTGCCATTAACACTATGACCACTTCCATCAACCACGGCTATCGCGGTGCGGCGGCGTCCATTGCCGGTTTACAGACCGGGCTCGGCATTCATATTGTGCTGGTGGGGATTGGTCTGGGGACGCTGTTCTCTCGTTCGGTGCTGGCGTTTGAAGTGCTGAAGTGGGCCGGTGCGGCGTATCTGATTTGGCTCGGTATCCAGCAGTGGCGCGCGGCAGGCTCGATTGACCTGAATACGCTCTCCAGGACGCAAACGCGCGGCCACCTGTTTAAGCGCGCGGTGTTCGTGAACCTGACGAACCCGAAAAGCATTGTGTTCCTCGCCGCCCTGTTCCCACAGTTTATCGTGCCACATCAGCCCCAGGTG harbors:
- the metR gene encoding HTH-type transcriptional regulator MetR: MIEIKHLKTLQALRNCGSLAAAAATLHQTQSALSHQFSDLEQRLGFRLFVRKSQPLRFTPQGEILLQLANQVLPQIASALQACNEPQQTKLRIAIECHSCIQWLTPALENFRQKWPQVEMDFKSGVTFDPQPSLQQGELDLVMTSDILPRSGLHYSPMFDFEVRLVLAPDHPLAAKTRITPEDLATETLLIYPVQRSRLDIWRHFLQPAGISPQLKSVDNTLLLIQMVAASMGIAALPHWVVESFERQGLVVTKTLGEGLWSRLYAAVRDGEQRQPVTEAFIRSARNHACDHLPFVRSAERPSGDGPTVKPGSPPPQ
- the yigL gene encoding sugar/pyridoxal phosphate phosphatase YigL, with product MYQVVASDLDGTLLSPDHTLSPYAKETLKLLTARGVNFVFATGRHHVDVGQIRDNLEIKSYMITSNGARVHDTDGNLIFTHNLDRDIAADLFGVVHNNPAIVTNVYRDDEWFMNRHRPDEMRFFKEAVFNYSLYEPGLLDPEGISKVFFTCDSHEELLPLEQAINARWGDRVNVSFSTLTCLEVMAGGVSKGHALEAVAKRLGFALKDCIAFGDGMNDAEMLSMAGKGCIMENAHQRLKDLHPELEVIGTNADNAVPKYLRKLFLE
- the pldB gene encoding lysophospholipase L2; protein product: MFQQKKDWETRENAFAAFSMGPLTDFWRQREEDEFTGVGGIPVRFVRFRNEKNDRVIVVCPGRIESYVKYAELAYDLVNMGFDVLIIDHRGQGLSGRMLPDTHRGHVDHFSDYVDDFAAFWQQEVQPGPWRKRYILAHSMGGAISTLFLQRYEHQCDAIALTAPMYGIVIRFPDWMVRHLLDWAEGHQRIREGYAIGTGRWRALPFAINVLTHSRQRYRRNLRFYADEPRLRVGGPTWHWVREGILAGEQVLAGVGDDDTPTLLIQAEEERVVDNRMHDRYCELRAAAGHPCEGGKPLVINGAYHEILFEKDAMRSVALNAIVEFFDRHN
- a CDS encoding carboxylate/amino acid/amine transporter; the encoded protein is MALLIITTILWAFSFSLIGEYLAGSVDSYFSVLMRVGLAALVFLPFLRTRGQSLKTILLYMLVGAMQLGIMYLFSFRAYVYLSVSEFLLFTVLTPLYITLIYDLLSRRRLRWGYLLSAALAVIGAAIIRYDKVSDHFWTGLMFVQLANISFAIGMVGYKRLMETRPMPQHNAFAWFYMGAAIVAVAAWFMLGNPQKLPTTTVQWSVLVWLGVVASGLGYFMWNYGATQVDAGTLGIMNNVHVPAGLLVNLAIWQEQPHWPSFLIGGAVILASLWVHRRWVAPRSAQTEDGRTRGSALSE
- the rhtB gene encoding homoserine/homoserine lactone efflux protein, translating into MTFEWWFAYLLTSIILSLSPGSGAINTMTTSINHGYRGAAASIAGLQTGLGIHIVLVGIGLGTLFSRSVLAFEVLKWAGAAYLIWLGIQQWRAAGSIDLNTLSRTQTRGHLFKRAVFVNLTNPKSIVFLAALFPQFIVPHQPQVMQYVVLGATTIIVDIIVMIGYATLAQRIAAWIKGPKQMKALNKVFGSLFMLVGALLASARHA